The nucleotide sequence cgcgacgccgccgcgacgcgtataaAAGCCCGGCGTCGCTGGCACAGAGCGCGATTCCCGATCATCCGTCTTCCAGACAACACCGATCCTGAATTCCCGCACGAAAGCTAATCCGAACGaaaggtagagcgcctccggcattctctgtcttcgccgagtgtgtctcggctaGCGACCAGCTTTTCGCTCCCATCTGAATCACTCGAAGCCGTCCGGATAcgaaggtagagcgcctccggcattctctgtcttcgccgagtgtgtctcggcgaAGGACCAGCTTCTCCTCTTCCAAATCACCCGAAGCCTGTCCGGACAAGACGGTAGAGCGCCTCTGGCATTCTCTGCCCTCGTCGAGCGTGTCTCGGCCGACGACCCGCTTCCGCCGCGTTATCCACGCTTCGCGATCCATATCGCCGCCGCGCTTCGCGCCATTTTTCCGCGCTCCGGGCCGCGCCAGCCGGGAAACCGGCGCCGCCCGTGCCGATACCTGCCGTCTCGCGATTCGGTCCGCGCGAATACCAAAAGCAGCGGCTCCGCCCCGCACATACCGCGAGTTaccccgcgccgcccgcgaccAAACCAACGTCGCCTCGCATGCATCGATCTATGTAAATGCCGCGAGCGCAAACTGTAACTAAtcatagaataaatttaactattttCTTGTAACCGAAACGCGCCTTCATTTCGCCAACCTCGCTCTCCGTCTGCTTCTCCGCACCTCCTTCGAACCCCGGCCAACCGCGAGCTCGATCCGCGCTTCGAAGACAGGTTGTTTTAAGGCGAATGCGCGTACCGTTCTTCAGAGGTGTTTTCATGCGTGATTCGTTACCGATCGTCGATGGCAtacgtcgaaacgagagcggTATCGTGAATTTAGACGATGCAGCGGGCCCCGGTACTCATTGGGTAGCGTACGCCAAGAGGGAAAATCGAGTCGTATATTTCGACAATTTTGGCAATCTTTGACCACCGAAAGAACTGGTGCGATATTTCGGACCGAGCGTGATTAAAATTGAGTACAATCGCACGTCTCATCAGCGATACGATCAGAGCATCTGTGGACAATTATGTTTGCAATTTCTCCGGACGATCGACGACGATCGGCGCTAATTTAAAACCTGACGACGCGCCGTGTGGAGACTCAGTGTTCGTCGAACAGCTTCCGCCGACATGTCTATAACGTTCACGCTGACGGAAAAAAGCAGCATCCTCGCGGAGCACTATTTTCCCGCCGTGGATTTAAGCGACGGTTACTACGAGCTCGGTCTAACGTGTTTCGAGACTTATCACACGATTCCGAACGTAAAATCTttgattaatacattttattttgacaagGATGACACGAAAATTACGATTCCCGAGGGATCGTACGAGATACGGGCCATACACGAGTTTttgaaacgtgaaatttcacgTAAACGTCCGCGACGCGTGGTTCATTCTAACGAcgatcgtcgtacgtcgatcgcggatatcgcgcgagaggaGACCGTTCGCGCGAACGGCTACGAAGACGAGATCGCGGAATACCCGATAGTGCTCCGCGCAAAttacaatacgatgaagagcgagatcaaGTGCGCTTTCAGAGTGAACTTTAACAAACCGAACAACGTCGGATCGCTGCTGGGATTCTCGTCGACGCGTATATTGCAGCCGGGACAGTGGCACGAATCGGACGCaccgattaatattatcaatgtaaacattatccgcgtggagtgtaacgtgaccgcgggtgcgtacagcaacgGCAAACGCGTTTATACGATACACGAATTTTCACCGAGCGTACCaccgggatataagatatcggaaacgccggcgCAGATTATTTACCTGCCGATCATCGCGCGGAGCGTTACGAATCTAACGATATGCGTCGTTGATCAAGACGGACGATTGCTCGATTTTTGCggagaagagatcaccgtCAGATTGCACGACAGCGAGAGCGATAACGCGCCAGTATGTGCGTGAGCGTGAGTGTACGCACGACACATGAGATGCTAGTGTTGAACGACTCGGAACACGCGACagataacaataatatctttacggCTGCGTcgatcgacgatatcgtcaaGTCGACATTCGGTGGCGTTAAACAAGCGACGAAAAAGAAGCGCAACGCGTCGAACGTTAAGTTTTTACAATCTCTGAGATTCGCGGTGCGAAACATCTGAACGATGACTGAAATTCTCAACATCGGAGGCGAGCCGGTCTTTGACGATCGCATCGTCAAAATCTTGACTCACACGTACAACCCGTACGCGAACACAACGTTTGGCTATAGcgacgagatacgaatacccatacaacagcaggatCTGTATACGTTGCCGTGCGAAAGTTTTCTCTACGTCGAAGGAACATTGACGGTGACAAGAGCAGCCGGTCAAGCCGATAACGTGATATTGGGTACTAATTGCGTCGCGTTCATGTTCGACAAGattcgatacgagctcgaCGGTATGGAGATTGATCGCTGCAGAAACGTAAGAATAACCAGTACGCTCAAGAACTACGTTACGGTATCGTCCGACAGAAGCGTGATCCTGCGAAACCCGGGCTGGGAACCACATAATAACCCGAacggatatttcaatttctgcgtACCGCTCAACTTGTTACTGGgattttgcgaggattacaaacgcgtggtgATTGTGGCGGTCCGCGCCACCAATGATACATCCCTGCGCGATGCCTGCAATACCGGCAGTTCGCggcgacgccgctaggcgtcgcatcgccggggcaGCTTCGCGAGTTCTAATTTCTGCACCAACGAGTATAAAGGGAGACCCCCTACGGGCTCGAACACATCTTCTTGGCGCAAGTCGCCAGGAGCACAGAGCGCCTAGACGCTTCCTCTGCATTAACCGCACAAGCGCTAGACGCTTCCTCGGCGTCAACCGCCACAAGCGCGAGTCGCTTCCTCGGCGTGAACCGCCTCCAGCGTGAGTCGCTTGCTCGGCGTTAAACCGCCTTCGGCGCTGGTCGCCTTCACCGGCGCCAGTCGCCCACACGGCGCAAGTCGCCCGCTACACATCGCGGACTCGGCGCACGGACGCCCGACGAGAGGACGCCTAACTCTGGCGTCCAACGTCCCCAGCAGTAAGGCAACAAAGGGCAAGACGCCGCGTTTATTCACGGAGAGGTTCGCAGACGACACCAATGGAGATCCTACCAGGTGACGCCAGACCCAACCTACTCCGCTGCAGGCGCTCGCGGTTCGAAGGCGAAAGATGGTGTTAACCGACACCAGTGCCCACGTCACGAGTAGCCAGTCCTCACCGCGGGGACCGCGATACGAGCCCCCGCCGAAACGACCGAGCCTACAGTCAGGAGCAAGCTCGACGGTGGTAAAGGCAAAGCGGCCTGAGGGACGACCGGAGACAAGCGGGATCGCTACCGCGGCGAAGCGGACACGGGACGTCGCTACGTCAACCGATCCCCCGCGTCGGAAGCTGAGGGTTCCAACCACGACGAGCGTGGCCACGCAGACGAGTCCGGCCAGGGAGCTGAAGGACGCAGCCACGCAAACTAAGAAGAGAGGAGGCCAGCAGGCCAGACACAGATATTACTAAACACACTGACACAAACCTACAtgtaaatatgtgtaaatatatttagtgttaaatcatatataaattgtgtcGACCCCGTTCTTTTCCTCCTTTGCGATTCACCTAACTTGGGCCATTCCTACGCACGCACCCAGTAGCGGACTAAGTTAGAATAAGCATAGCTGAATAAGGTAGAATACCACGCGACAGAAGTAGTAGCGCCCATAGTGATcaacgctcgtcacgaattgATCTTGATACGATCGCGCAACGACAACAATTCTCTAGTGGAAAGTCTCGCGTTGGAGCCTACTATCAAAATACTCAAGATACAatggcgaatgcctcacgtgGTATTGAACGAGATCAACAACCTGCCGATGCTGCGCACCTTGGAAGACGGACGATATCTAAGTATGGGTTTCCGTTTGTGGGATCTGTACGAGTATCCCCTGTTCGCTCTGCAGACGAGTCGGAAGAACGTCATGTCCGCCGACACAAGCCGATTCGACGACTGCAACTTGACCAACGTAAAACTCTATCTAAACTCGGAAGTTTATCCGACGACCTGAATTTGGACTTTGGTAAACACAGATGGGCGATTCTGTACGATATGTACGCACGTTTTTGCAAGGGCTACTACGGATACGAATATCTCGAGCCGAGTCTCACCGTTTCGACTTTTCTACGTAACGGTTCGTTTGTGATCATCGATTGCTCCCGCCAAAACGAATCCGTCAAAAACGCCACCGTTGATGTCAGAATAGAATTCGACTGCATGGAGAACGTACCGCCGAATACCTCCGAGTACTGTCTCATCATACACGACCGCGTGATTAAGTACAACCCGTTGACgaacgtggtgcgcaaaatagtctgagtgttcgcggcaacgtcgacgtaaatattttttctctctttctattaaTCTCCGATACAATTATTGAGAGGGGTAAGGGAGGGGGAAGTATAAATCAGAGTGTCGCGAGACGGTTTGCAGAGTTGCGCGTCATTCCTCTCGATTGACGCATCGACgagggaaagaaagataaagaaatctCGTCATGTCCGTACCAACGTTCGTGGACCTGCAAGGATTCCtcgtcgggatgaaatttgtcgtgaaGGAGGTGGCGGTGCTGAGAAAAAGCTGCGTTCTGACGCATCACATCTTTAATTACCCCATACGGTGGAATCTCCTCACAAAATCTGACAAATCGTGCGCTACCTGGTTGATTCGCAATCACCATGGATTACGATGGGAAGACGGAAACGTGCCGTACAGCATGGTGAAACGCCTGATTACATCGGCCGTGCTTGGtgtagaagaagaagaagacaaagaagaagacgatgacgacgatatgccgactctcgtgtacgtcaagggatgccagaaacgagaatggctggtgGATCTGCTAAAGAATTATGCGCGAAAAAACCTAATCGTCGAGACTCTGGATGCGcattacgaagatatcgaatctttGAATAAACTAGATGACACCAATACTATGCGATGTGGAAAACATGAAAAGAATTGCGCgctacaaaatgtaataaaactatttaactggtggtcgcgcgcgacgccataaagatttgcgattttttttaataaataaattatatataactttttatgttttatttcttactccccctcccctcccccatCATCACCGTTAGAGTAGGCTTTACTTCCCCCTCTCCTAAAAAAATCCACTGCGCAGttctataaacattatttccccctctccctttcccccACCACATCATTACTTTAGGAattgtcgcgtatactcgattaattttatatgatcaaTCTTGTCGCGATCGCTTGTACTGACGGTCAAGTTCTCAGAGCCTAGAGAGCGAAAATGTTCTCCTTTGAAGGATGCaatagcagcagcagcaacaacaacaacggTGTAAAACGCGTGAATGCCATGAATTATTACGTGCCGATTCACAACGTTGAAACTTAAACGtatgaaaagaaatgtaataggTAAGTTTCGTTtaggattaaaaaaacatagaGCCTACCTcactttttatatctttgcaaATTGTAATActtacgataaataaaactaattttattttctttatacagCATTTCGTTGGACCGTCGCGCGGTTCGTATACTCAGCAGACGATACGCGCTGACAGCTACGGAATacaaattcctcgaaattgGCATCAACGTGGGTCCGCCGAGCGACGTGGAGATCGCCGTTGGAGATCATCGAGAAAAGGAACTGCTGTTGTCTCTCGAAACGTGGAAGACACTCTACGAGCAACGgcaaaatatttagaatttctTTTGCAATAACTTCAAAGATGTCCatagttttataaacgttGGACCGCTAACGGTGAGAGTTTGTACGATTAATAACGTCAAACTCATACGTTTCGAATCTGCAAACGTACGCTTGAGAATGACCGAATCGACGTAGCATCGTATGTTCGATCTCGATCGGTGCATCGATGCGAGATTTGATCGTTTGATCAGAAAACTTGCGACGGTCAATGCAAAGTTTGCGCAGTTCTCCGATATATCGTCCACTGTGAAGGATCCCAGAGAAGCGTTGAATGTAATGTACGCTAACGATGCGTTCGATACAAATTAGCTCATTGATTGTGAGTTCGCAGCTTTAGTTTTTTAGcacgtaagatatattatgtaaaagaagagttaaataaacagGCTTTTTTTACATCTAAATGAACGATGTAATTTCTTTGCGTGCATGTCTATCCCTacctatattttatcaaatgttgtttacgacgaacatgttccaacaggttcgatgcgttatcgggtcgatcatcatcccgatgacgtcatttttttctttgtttttttacgtactgcgtcgtaaaaaatagcgcgaaattgtttagtctacgcgataacacccCTTTTTCCTcgaaaatgttgtttacgacaaACATGTTCcaacaggttcgatgcgttatcgggtcgatcatcgtcccgatgacgtcatttcttcctttgtctTTTACGTACTACGTCGTAAAAAATAACTCgaaattgtttagtctacgtgGTAACaccccccttttcctagaaaaatgttgtttacaaCAAACAtgtcccgacaggttcgatgcgtcatCGACAAAACACGCTCTCTACGCAGTGCGCGCTATACCCATTGTacgccgcctagcggcgtcgttgcGAACGAGGTCCCCGCGACCCGACGGACCACGCGGCGCAACCGCGGATCCCcacgcggcccccgcggaccTTCGCAGCGCGACCGCGGCGAACGCAAAAGCGGACCCCCCCCACGCGGACCCCTTCCCCCCGCGCGGACCAGCGGACAAAACACGCTCCCTACGCAGTGCGCTatcgagttagtcttacccattgtgcgccgcctagcggcgtcgttgcGAACGAGGCCCCCGCGACCCGACGGACCCCGCGGCGCAACCGCGGACCCCCACGCGGacccgcggcgcgaccgcggcGAACGCAAACGCGGACCACCCGCGCGGACCCGCGGCGCTaccgcgaacgcgaacgcggaccTTCCCCCCGCGCGGACCAGCAGCGCGGACCAGCGGcgcgggtgagtcatcccggtgagtcatcTCGGTGAGTCATCATGGTGAGTCATATATGTGGTATTCCAAGGTCAccccttccctccccctttCCCTCGTAATCCGATACCCATGTGTAACCCGACACCCCCCTTCCCCTCACTCCCGCAAAATCCGTTACCcgtgtgtaacccgatacccccgccccctcccctcccccttaCCCCCCGCGTAATTCAATACccctgtgtaacccgataccccgtTCCACCCGCTCTCCTTCACCCCCTCGCGTAATCCGATACccctgtgtaacccgataccccgcctcctcctccttccccTCACCCCCCGCGTAATTCGATACCCCCCTTCCCTCATCCCCCTCGGAGCCCCCGGGACAGAATACCGGCCTATTATACCTATTTCGAATGACGGTCCTTGCGTGGCTCGCCTTAAATTGCCGTATGACCGTACTTTAAGTACGAGTAAATGCGAGCCGGCGACGCGCCGCGGTCGATCGCGGCACCCATAAGCGCATGGTGGCCGGGCGCGCATTCGTCAGGCGCGCGAGACAAAGGTTTGGCTTTccgaacaaatataaaatatgaaatatctcgtaaagtattaaattcactttttaatgtttacgttgatacttttatacgtagaataataaaagaaactgattgttgtaaaaaaaacagaaaaaattattttaaaaaatttgattgcatACTAACTGtaacgttattatttttctatcaataaattgtatttttctttcataatatttcattgttccaagaagatttttaaaacatttttctttataagtTGTAATTTTGTTCTGTGGTATACACATGTACAGCATTATTAGCATTAATCATGCTACATTGCGATTGTTTTATgtcgaaattgaaaaatataaacaaggtacaactaaaaatattacagattgttatttctaaaaaactaagcaaaatattaaattgttttttgaagtgaaacttctttaggcacggtagtgagttcgattcgcgacacgaaaaagtgtaacggaagtgaaacttctttggtacggtagtaagttcgattgtgcgacacgaaaagtgtaacgaaaatttgaccaataaacgtacggcgttggcgagacgattcttcttctggcacggtagtaagttcgattatgcgacacgaaaagtgtaacgaaaatttgaccaataggcgtacgaaatgaaacttctttggtacggtagtaagttcgattgtgcgacacgaaaagtgtaacgaaaatttgaccaataggcgtacggcgttggcgagacggttcttcttcaggcacggtagtaagttcggttatgcgacacgaaaagtgtaacgaaaattcgaccaataggcgtacgaaatgaaacttctttggtacggtagtaagttcgattgtgcgactcgaaaaaacgtcacgaaataatgtcacgaaaattcgaccaacaggcgtacaaagtgaaactccttttggatcggtaagtaaattcgattttgcgactcgaaaacgcgtcacgaaaattcgatcaggcgtacggcactggcgagacggatatagtgagaactgcgtgtaacactatattttcgagttgcgggcggcttggagtgactaattccgttgcattgtttttgtattaatttcagaaaagttatggcaaagccttgccttcagaagtttcacttttaacgcgcgtggcgaccacgcgttcattttttttagaaataatagtttGTAACACCTTTAGTTtcacaccctgtacatactgtttacaagattataagatatattgtttataagattaagatgcgtaacactacaaaaaagcgtgatatccgtacaaaattaccttttttaagaaaaaagtaaagaaaggcgccaagtacacgtatagtagtgtatatgttgttacctcgaaaaaaacaaagtggtattatacctaaaaaaaatttaagtaacaagtggtagacgtaatatctttgtacctcacaaaaaacctaagtaagaAGTAGTACGTAATCAAATAAtctattacaaaaaagaaatgatatctctttaaattatagcgccaattataaaaagagaacgtatacattgcctcaaaaaataattgttatactactttgaaaaatttttacataataataaaactaaaattttttttaatttaacaaaggaaaacaagatatttaaatacaaagtttacatatgtattttttagtgaatatgataacaattttataaaattaataatttttaaattcaacaaggaaatacttaaataatacaaagtttaccaatttatatgtattttttaataaaataaaatatttaatcacaaACAATTACAGACAAAGGTATAACACTACAAaatgaacatattttattaaaattattacatttttcttataaaaaaaacttggcgctgctagacctcgaaattttaaaatctcaAACTCCCCGCCTGGCAGTGTCCTCGAATCGAATCACGCGGGAGTATTAACGGCGATCGGCCGCAAGGCCTCACGCCACTCTGACACGCTTGGCTCTAGAACACCGTGACCGCCGGGGCACGCgctccgcctaaccgagtaagtCTAAATAAGGATAATCTAAATaaggacaacaataaataaaaataattcagagaaGAATGCGACGGGAGTAACAAAATGATTATCAGcgtggtgtgtatgtgcgagcgagtgatatgggtgtgcgtgacgacggcgaataatgcggcttataattaagtataagataagtttatttatttatttaaaatttcgaggtctagcagcaccaagtttttttacaagaaaaatttatgtattttaataaatatttttattttgtattgttacctttgtaattctttgtaattaaatcttttattctattgaaaaatacatatataaactttgtatttaaatatcgtattcccttgttaaatttaaataaaattttttaattttataaaattgttattatacattctttttctaattgacacaatgtaaagattttttaaagtagtgcaacaattattttttgaggcaatatatatgttctctctgtaattggcgctgtaatttaaagagatatcatttttttttcgtaattgtaatagatcacttgaagcacGACTCTtctttgataaggtaacgtaattttgtggtGTGTATCACatgggttataatttttttgaaataaagatactactgctcagattttttcaagatttttcgagatacaaagattacgtttACCACTTgttgcttaggttttttcgaggtataatactaccactttctttttttttgaggtaacaacatatacactactatacGTGTACTtagcgcctttctttacctttttttttaagaaaggtaattttgtacggatatcacgcctttttgtagtattacgcattttataaacagtatgtacagggtaaagCTATTTGGAGATATAATACtatcacttttttttctttgaggTAACAAGATAATACATAGGTAACAAGATAATACACTattatgcgtgtacttggcgcctttttttaccttttttttttaaaaggtaattttgtacggatatcacgcttttttgtagtgttacgtatcttaatcttataaacaatatatcttataatcttataaacagtatgtacaagGTATAAAGCTAAAAGTGTTATggactattatttctaaagaaaacaacaatttaatattttgcttagttttttaaaaataataatctgtaaccCTTTTAGTtgtacaccttgtatatatttttcaatttcaacataaaacataatcgTAATATAGCATGATTAATGTTAAGGGGGTCGTCTGGTCAAGAGGCTGTTTTTTTGGgggaattttttgtaaggaatcataagaatacacttttttgaaacttttacatcatatttattgatatttgaagagtatttagaaattttgccAAGTTGATATATGGCCAAGAATCCGCTGTAGGGCGCCCCGAAGACAACTGTGTAAAAAAACGGTACCCACGATTCCGGATCTCCAGttcattctaaaaaaaaaaaaaattccttttaatcTGTGGATGTGTGGCTATCGTGTGAACTagaaccaaataaaaatattgaaatttcagtttttgccaacgttttgaaaaaagttcataatgaaactttttttcaaaacgttggcaaaaattgaaattttaatatttttatttggttctAGTTCACACGATAGCCACACATCCACAGATTaagaggaattttttttttttttaggatgaACTGGAGATCCGGAATCGTGGGTAccgttttttttacacagcTGTCGTCGGGGCGCTCTACAGCGGATTCTTGGACATATAtcaacttggaaaaatttctaaatactcttcaaatatcaataaatatgatgtaaaagtttcaaaaaagtgtattcttatgattccttacaaaaaattcttccCCAAAAAACAGCCTCTTGACCAGACGAC is from Temnothorax longispinosus isolate EJ_2023e chromosome 10, Tlon_JGU_v1, whole genome shotgun sequence and encodes:
- the LOC139820873 gene encoding uncharacterized protein — encoded protein: MTEILNIGGEPVFDDRIVKILTHTYNPYANTTFGYSDEIRIPIQQQDLYTLPCESFLYVEGTLTVTRAAGQADNVILGTNCVAFMFDKIRYELDGMEIDRCRNVRITSTLKNYVTVSSDRSVILRNPGWEPHNNPNGYFNFCVPLNLLLGFCEDYKRVVIVAVRATNDTSLRDACNTGSSRRRR